From the genome of Grus americana isolate bGruAme1 chromosome 9, bGruAme1.mat, whole genome shotgun sequence, one region includes:
- the LRRC3 gene encoding leucine-rich repeat-containing protein 3 isoform X1: MPCHIPSIHRLPPAMGEALQEHREATLLPKSCRSHRGIAGSHAKLAGCKMTLKTTPAAGVTQAFFCLLLCVPWGSSCPPSCQCTERAGAKAVLCSSRHLEEIPKDIPKDAVFLKLDANSITRIPSNAFRHLSHLEELDLSRNAIEKIDRAAFKGVAAGLRTLDLSSNRIRSIPKEALLALNAKLRLANNPWHCECALQEVLWEARLDPDSVQDITCHTAPREEYVGKPLLQVLDAGVNFCSVRQRTTDVAMFITMFGWFAMVIVYVICYVRHNREDACKHVDYLKSLPSTQGHAETTSTAL; this comes from the coding sequence ATGCCGTGTCATATCCCCTCCATCCACCGCCTTCCTCCAGCCATGGGAGAGGCTTTGCAGGAGCACAGAGAAGCCACCCTGCTGCCCAAGAGCTGCCGCAGCCACCGGGGAATCGCCGGCAGCCATGCCAAGCTGGCCGGGTGCAAGATGACCCTCAAGACCACGCCGGCAGCCGGCGTCACCCAGGCTTTCTTCTGTCTCCTGCTGTGCGTCccctggggcagctcctgccccccgAGCTGCCAGTGCACGGAGCGGGCGGGGGCGAAGGCCGTCCTCTGCAGCTCCCGGCACTTGGAGGAGATCCCCAAGGACATCCCCAAAGACGCGGTGTTCCTCAAGCTGGACGCTAACAGCATCACCAGGATCCCCAGCAACGCCTTCAGGCACCTCTCCCACCTGGAGGAACTCGATCTCTCCAGGAATGCCATTGAGAAGATAGACAGGGCGGCTTTCAAAGGGGTGGCTGCGGGGCTGCGTACCCTCGACCTCTCCAGCAACCGCATCCGCAGCATCCCCAAGGAGGCCTTGCTGGCGCTCAACGCCAAGCTCCGTCTGGCCAACAACCCCTGGCACTGCGAGTGTGCCTTGCAGGAGGTGTTGTGGGAGGCGCGGCTGGACCCCGACTCTGTCCAGGACATCACCTGCCACACGGCCCCACGGGAGGAGTACGTGGGCAAGCCGCTGCTGCAGGTCCTGGATGCTGGCGTCAACTTCTGCAGCGTGCGTCAGAGGACCACGGACGTGGCCATGTTCATCACCATGTTCGGCTGGTTCGCCATGGTCATCGTCTACGTGATCTGCTATGTGCGGCACAATCGAGAGGACGCCTGCAAGCACGTGGATTACCTGAAGTCCCTGCCAAGCACTCAGGGCCATGCAGAGACCACCAGCACCGCCCTGTAG
- the LRRC3 gene encoding leucine-rich repeat-containing protein 3 isoform X2, with amino-acid sequence MGEALQEHREATLLPKSCRSHRGIAGSHAKLAGCKMTLKTTPAAGVTQAFFCLLLCVPWGSSCPPSCQCTERAGAKAVLCSSRHLEEIPKDIPKDAVFLKLDANSITRIPSNAFRHLSHLEELDLSRNAIEKIDRAAFKGVAAGLRTLDLSSNRIRSIPKEALLALNAKLRLANNPWHCECALQEVLWEARLDPDSVQDITCHTAPREEYVGKPLLQVLDAGVNFCSVRQRTTDVAMFITMFGWFAMVIVYVICYVRHNREDACKHVDYLKSLPSTQGHAETTSTAL; translated from the coding sequence ATGGGAGAGGCTTTGCAGGAGCACAGAGAAGCCACCCTGCTGCCCAAGAGCTGCCGCAGCCACCGGGGAATCGCCGGCAGCCATGCCAAGCTGGCCGGGTGCAAGATGACCCTCAAGACCACGCCGGCAGCCGGCGTCACCCAGGCTTTCTTCTGTCTCCTGCTGTGCGTCccctggggcagctcctgccccccgAGCTGCCAGTGCACGGAGCGGGCGGGGGCGAAGGCCGTCCTCTGCAGCTCCCGGCACTTGGAGGAGATCCCCAAGGACATCCCCAAAGACGCGGTGTTCCTCAAGCTGGACGCTAACAGCATCACCAGGATCCCCAGCAACGCCTTCAGGCACCTCTCCCACCTGGAGGAACTCGATCTCTCCAGGAATGCCATTGAGAAGATAGACAGGGCGGCTTTCAAAGGGGTGGCTGCGGGGCTGCGTACCCTCGACCTCTCCAGCAACCGCATCCGCAGCATCCCCAAGGAGGCCTTGCTGGCGCTCAACGCCAAGCTCCGTCTGGCCAACAACCCCTGGCACTGCGAGTGTGCCTTGCAGGAGGTGTTGTGGGAGGCGCGGCTGGACCCCGACTCTGTCCAGGACATCACCTGCCACACGGCCCCACGGGAGGAGTACGTGGGCAAGCCGCTGCTGCAGGTCCTGGATGCTGGCGTCAACTTCTGCAGCGTGCGTCAGAGGACCACGGACGTGGCCATGTTCATCACCATGTTCGGCTGGTTCGCCATGGTCATCGTCTACGTGATCTGCTATGTGCGGCACAATCGAGAGGACGCCTGCAAGCACGTGGATTACCTGAAGTCCCTGCCAAGCACTCAGGGCCATGCAGAGACCACCAGCACCGCCCTGTAG